A section of the Candidatus Delongbacteria bacterium genome encodes:
- the nadB gene encoding L-aspartate oxidase, which yields MKKHYDFLVIGSGIAGLFYSIKASENGSVLLLTKTDLESSNTYYAQGGIATVEDEEDKFEYHITDTLDAGGDLCYEAAVSKIVHEGPEVINELISLGVEFTKDGEHYSLHREGGHSFNRIFHSKDITGKELIRALINQVKNNPAIEIRSNVMAVDLLTEHQMKSKVKPKNPTCYGAYVLDCNTGEVETILAKSTILATGGSGQVYLYTSNPEVATGDGLAMAYRARATISNLEFFQFHPTTLFTPRNSGKSFLISEAVRGFGGILKNGQGEEFMDKYHKLKSLAPRDVVARAIDTEMKKHGDDFVYLDVTHFPARKIIDSFPNIYKKCLDKGFDITKDMIPVVPAAHYQCGGIETDLNGKTDINGLYAIGEVACTGVHGANRLASNSLLEALVFAKAAAQNSKDYIQDFNVSHFDKIRDWDHGEAVKPTERVIMTYQKNSIKYLMSVFVGIVRTDERLELATTRIDQITRQVRDFYNKTRLSRELLELRNLAETASLIVRCAKFRKESRGLHYNIDYPQVDNANWRINSRIKSNGKLTRGVALS from the coding sequence ATGAAAAAACACTATGATTTTTTGGTGATCGGCTCTGGTATAGCCGGTCTTTTTTATTCTATTAAGGCTTCTGAAAATGGATCTGTGCTATTACTTACAAAAACAGATCTTGAATCTTCAAATACATATTACGCCCAAGGTGGAATAGCAACTGTCGAGGATGAGGAAGATAAATTTGAATACCATATTACGGATACTCTAGACGCAGGAGGCGATCTTTGCTATGAAGCTGCTGTTTCTAAGATAGTGCACGAAGGTCCGGAAGTAATAAATGAGCTCATATCCTTAGGTGTGGAATTTACAAAGGATGGAGAGCATTATTCGTTACATAGGGAAGGTGGACACAGTTTTAACAGAATTTTTCACAGTAAAGATATTACAGGAAAAGAGTTAATCAGGGCTTTGATAAATCAGGTAAAAAACAATCCAGCAATTGAGATAAGATCAAATGTGATGGCTGTTGATTTACTTACCGAGCATCAGATGAAAAGCAAAGTTAAACCAAAAAATCCTACATGTTATGGTGCTTATGTACTTGATTGTAATACCGGCGAAGTAGAAACAATTTTAGCAAAATCCACTATTTTAGCCACAGGTGGCTCTGGACAGGTTTATCTATATACTTCAAACCCAGAAGTAGCAACTGGCGATGGTCTTGCTATGGCATATAGAGCCAGGGCTACAATTTCAAATTTGGAGTTTTTCCAATTTCATCCTACAACTCTCTTTACCCCAAGAAATTCCGGGAAATCTTTTTTGATTAGTGAGGCTGTTCGAGGTTTTGGTGGGATACTAAAGAATGGTCAGGGTGAAGAGTTTATGGATAAATATCATAAATTGAAATCTCTTGCCCCACGTGATGTTGTTGCCAGAGCAATTGATACTGAAATGAAAAAACATGGTGATGACTTTGTTTATCTTGATGTTACACATTTTCCTGCCCGTAAAATTATTGATTCTTTTCCAAATATCTATAAAAAGTGTTTAGATAAAGGTTTTGATATTACAAAGGATATGATTCCTGTTGTTCCTGCTGCTCATTATCAATGTGGCGGAATAGAAACTGATTTAAATGGGAAAACAGATATTAATGGTCTCTACGCTATAGGAGAAGTTGCTTGTACTGGTGTCCATGGAGCCAATAGACTTGCATCAAACTCACTTCTAGAAGCCTTGGTTTTTGCCAAAGCTGCTGCACAGAATAGCAAAGATTACATACAAGATTTTAATGTATCTCATTTTGATAAAATTAGAGATTGGGATCATGGTGAAGCAGTTAAACCTACTGAGCGGGTTATAATGACTTACCAAAAGAACTCAATAAAATATTTAATGAGTGTTTTTGTTGGAATTGTAAGAACCGACGAAAGGCTAGAATTGGCAACAACCAGAATAGATCAGATTACCAGACAGGTAAGGGATTTTTACAATAAAACTAGATTATCAAGAGAACTTCTGGAATTGAGAAATCTGGCAGAAACAGCGAGTTTAATTGTTCGTTGTGCTAAATTCAGAAAAGAGTCTCGAGGGCTACATTATAATATCGATTATCCGCAGGTTGATAACGCGAACTGGAGGATTAACTCAAGGATTAAAAGTAATGGAAAGCTTACTAGAGGTGTTGCATTAAGTTGA
- a CDS encoding amino acid ABC transporter ATP-binding protein: MVSINSVSKTFDNGVKALKKVSFTVDKGEVICIIGPSGSGKSTLLRCINGLEKYDKGKIIVDNLSPDASQSELRKLREETGMVFQSFNLFPHLTVLKNITLAQELVRKTDKEKAIIKAKFYLEKVGLLDKIDTYPSNLSGGQQQRVAIARSLAMEPKVMLFDEATSALDPETVGEVLEIMKKLAYEGMTMLVVTHEMGFAKEVSDRVIFMDNGEIVEDRLSVDFFANPKEERTKKFLSKII, encoded by the coding sequence ATTGTTTCTATCAATTCAGTCTCAAAAACTTTTGATAATGGAGTAAAAGCATTAAAAAAAGTTTCATTTACAGTTGATAAAGGAGAGGTAATATGTATCATAGGTCCTTCAGGAAGCGGAAAGTCTACCCTATTGCGTTGTATTAATGGTCTTGAGAAATATGATAAAGGCAAAATCATTGTAGACAATCTTTCTCCTGATGCGAGTCAAAGTGAACTTAGAAAGTTACGGGAAGAAACTGGAATGGTATTTCAATCTTTTAATCTATTCCCTCATTTAACAGTTCTAAAAAATATCACTTTAGCTCAGGAATTGGTTAGAAAAACTGATAAAGAAAAGGCGATTATCAAGGCCAAATTTTACTTAGAGAAGGTTGGATTACTTGACAAAATAGATACTTACCCTTCGAACCTCAGCGGAGGACAACAGCAAAGAGTCGCAATTGCAAGATCTCTTGCAATGGAACCAAAAGTGATGCTCTTTGATGAAGCTACCAGTGCCTTAGACCCCGAAACAGTAGGGGAAGTGCTTGAAATTATGAAAAAGCTAGCCTATGAGGGAATGACAATGTTGGTAGTAACACATGAAATGGGATTTGCTAAAGAAGTTTCTGACAGAGTTATATTCATGGATAATGGAGAGATCGTTGAAGATAGATTATCCGTAGATTTCTTTGCTAATCCTAAAGAAGAAAGAACAAAAAAATTTTTATCAAAAATAATTTAG
- a CDS encoding transporter substrate-binding domain-containing protein, with translation MNFLKLWILLLSFSTLLLAGEIGNKLSEESVIEKIMKEKVIKVGMATFVPWAMNDKNGELIGFEIDVAKKLASDMGVKIEFVPTKWSGIIPSLLTGKFDIIIGGMGITPERNLKVNFSIPYDYSGMSMVASKKRSDGLTKIEDYNNENIKIAVRLGTTAEQAAKKYFPKAELKLFDDESAAVQDLILGRVNALVASAPLPAFQALKHSDKLFLPLSENFTKEPIGFAIRKGDYDALNFFNNWILKMESEGFFKEKKHLWFETNEWEDLVK, from the coding sequence ATGAATTTTCTGAAACTGTGGATCTTATTGTTATCATTTTCGACTTTACTTTTAGCTGGAGAGATAGGAAATAAGCTGAGCGAGGAAAGTGTTATAGAAAAAATCATGAAGGAGAAGGTTATAAAAGTTGGAATGGCTACTTTTGTTCCTTGGGCGATGAATGATAAAAATGGCGAGCTAATTGGATTTGAAATTGATGTTGCTAAGAAATTGGCTTCTGATATGGGTGTCAAGATCGAATTTGTACCAACAAAATGGTCAGGAATAATTCCTTCACTTCTTACCGGAAAATTCGACATTATCATAGGAGGAATGGGAATCACTCCTGAAAGAAACCTAAAAGTAAATTTTTCTATTCCGTATGACTACTCTGGTATGTCAATGGTTGCAAGTAAAAAAAGATCTGATGGGCTCACAAAAATAGAAGACTACAATAACGAAAATATTAAAATCGCTGTAAGACTTGGAACAACTGCCGAACAAGCAGCTAAAAAATATTTTCCAAAGGCTGAACTTAAACTTTTTGATGATGAAAGTGCTGCTGTGCAGGATTTAATTCTTGGTCGAGTGAATGCTCTCGTTGCATCGGCTCCTCTTCCCGCTTTTCAAGCTCTAAAACATAGTGATAAACTTTTCCTGCCGCTATCTGAAAATTTTACAAAAGAACCTATTGGATTTGCCATACGAAAGGGAGATTATGATGCTCTAAATTTTTTTAATAATTGGATCTTAAAAATGGAATCAGAAGGTTTTTTTAAAGAAAAAAAACATTTATGGTTTGAAACAAATGAATGGGAAGATTTGGTGAAATAA
- a CDS encoding bacteriohemerythrin, producing the protein MAYIEWEESFLTGIPEIDSQHKALVMILNKHYENMQKKDLKHLLLTIERLENYAKVHFEEEEFYFMESSFPEKMSHRMEHQNFIIRVADLKGKILKLKEYDSTADEVFKFLSDWLVKHIKVVDKLYLPYLIQNRHDSKK; encoded by the coding sequence ATGGCATACATAGAATGGGAAGAATCCTTTTTAACTGGAATACCTGAAATTGACAGCCAGCATAAAGCTCTTGTGATGATATTGAATAAGCATTACGAAAACATGCAAAAAAAAGACTTAAAACACCTCTTACTTACAATTGAAAGATTGGAAAATTACGCAAAAGTTCATTTTGAGGAGGAAGAGTTTTATTTCATGGAAAGTAGTTTTCCTGAAAAAATGTCACATAGGATGGAGCACCAAAATTTCATCATTAGAGTGGCTGACCTTAAAGGAAAGATTCTTAAGCTAAAGGAATATGATTCAACTGCAGATGAAGTTTTTAAATTTCTAAGCGATTGGTTAGTTAAACACATTAAAGTAGTTGATAAACTTTATCTTCCTTATCTGATTCAAAACAGACACGATTCAAAAAAGTAG
- a CDS encoding amino acid ABC transporter permease, producing MRNQLYQNIMKIISTTIILLLFYYGSKNLNYNWQWYRLVDLVFNRSFEDNKLLQGFYQTIKLSGISFILSLILGTLSVLLHYSHYKSLFLISKVYVSAIRNTPLLIQIFLIYFVISPVFNINETFSAIIALSTFEGAYISEILRGGVQSIDKGQFEASYSLGMTKIQTLIRIITPQVFRITIPSITGQTVSLVKDSALVSVIAVNELTMQAQSLIADSFLSLEIWFFIATVYLLINLLLSYFSKYLERKMSRS from the coding sequence ATGAGAAATCAGCTTTATCAAAATATCATGAAAATCATTTCAACTACAATTATTTTATTGCTCTTTTATTACGGTTCAAAAAATCTGAATTATAATTGGCAATGGTACAGATTAGTGGATTTGGTTTTTAATAGGAGTTTCGAAGATAACAAGCTTCTACAGGGTTTCTATCAAACAATTAAACTTTCCGGCATTAGTTTCATTTTGTCTCTGATTTTAGGAACTTTATCCGTTTTACTTCATTATAGTCATTATAAATCACTATTTTTAATTTCAAAAGTCTACGTAAGTGCAATAAGAAACACCCCCCTCTTAATTCAAATTTTTCTGATTTATTTTGTTATCTCCCCTGTATTTAATATAAACGAAACGTTTTCCGCAATTATAGCATTATCAACTTTTGAAGGAGCATATATCTCAGAAATACTAAGAGGAGGAGTTCAATCAATTGATAAAGGGCAGTTTGAAGCCTCTTACTCACTGGGAATGACTAAAATACAGACTCTTATAAGGATAATTACTCCACAAGTTTTCAGAATCACCATTCCTTCAATTACTGGACAGACAGTTTCTCTCGTAAAAGATTCTGCTCTTGTCTCAGTTATAGCGGTCAATGAACTCACAATGCAAGCACAATCTCTAATTGCTGATTCCTTTCTTTCTTTGGAAATCTGGTTTTTTATCGCTACGGTTTATCTTTTAATTAATCTCTTACTATCATATTTTTCTAAATATCTAGAAAGGAAAATGAGTAGATCATGA
- a CDS encoding LapA family protein produces MNYLKRALQALFLFAIIWLTIQNYDVKANLKLFTKEIQDASVILVIFFSILIGVIITAFFSAWKEFKSSLNVKRHAKENKKIGKDLELASSNLQLANNEIDRLKLENEKLQTEISTLKEILKTPGKSIESESTRYLDF; encoded by the coding sequence ATGAACTATCTAAAAAGAGCTCTGCAAGCATTGTTTCTTTTTGCAATAATCTGGCTAACAATTCAAAATTACGATGTTAAGGCAAATTTGAAGCTATTTACGAAAGAGATACAGGATGCAAGTGTAATATTAGTAATTTTTTTCTCAATTCTAATCGGAGTTATTATTACAGCATTTTTTTCAGCTTGGAAAGAGTTCAAATCATCCCTTAATGTCAAAAGACACGCAAAAGAGAACAAAAAAATTGGAAAAGATCTTGAGTTAGCCAGCAGCAATCTTCAATTAGCAAACAATGAAATTGACAGATTAAAACTTGAAAACGAAAAACTTCAAACAGAGATCAGTACTTTAAAAGAAATTTTGAAAACACCTGGCAAAAGTATAGAGTCAGAGAGTACAAGATATTTGGATTTCTAA
- a CDS encoding amino acid ABC transporter permease, giving the protein MKKLKVLDYIVFLFIIFIIVMFFIKMDSELSYSWDWKTLSQFFFKIDNNGNFSLNLIMKGFFATIRISIWSIFTALSIGVIGGYVKYSNTTFSSIINIYVDIIRNIPPIVIIFIFYFFVSSNFIEPLGIEELFNDSENAENILSFFFADIKDLDEFLTAVLALSIYEGAYMVEIIRSGLISIPKGQWDAAQSLGFNRFQILLKIIFPQVFRNILPAMTGQIISVVKDSAIVSVISIAELTFQGMEIMSSTYLTFELWITITLMYFVITFTISFISGRIEKNWKTIEKK; this is encoded by the coding sequence ATGAAAAAATTGAAAGTTCTAGATTATATCGTTTTTTTGTTTATAATTTTTATAATTGTGATGTTCTTTATAAAAATGGATTCTGAACTCTCATACTCATGGGACTGGAAAACATTGTCTCAATTTTTTTTCAAAATTGACAACAATGGAAACTTTTCTCTAAATCTTATAATGAAGGGCTTTTTTGCCACAATAAGAATAAGTATTTGGAGTATTTTTACGGCTTTGTCTATCGGTGTGATCGGAGGCTATGTAAAATACTCCAATACTACTTTTTCATCTATTATAAATATTTATGTTGATATAATCAGAAACATTCCTCCCATTGTTATTATTTTCATCTTTTACTTTTTTGTAAGTTCTAATTTTATAGAACCTCTTGGTATTGAAGAGCTTTTTAATGATTCAGAAAATGCAGAAAACATTCTTAGCTTTTTTTTTGCTGATATCAAAGATTTAGACGAATTTCTTACAGCTGTTTTAGCTCTCTCAATTTACGAAGGAGCTTATATGGTAGAAATTATCAGGAGTGGCTTAATCTCTATTCCTAAAGGGCAGTGGGATGCTGCTCAATCACTTGGATTCAATAGATTTCAAATTTTATTAAAAATTATTTTTCCTCAAGTTTTTAGAAATATTCTTCCTGCTATGACTGGACAAATAATATCTGTGGTCAAGGACTCTGCCATCGTATCAGTAATTTCTATTGCAGAGTTAACATTTCAAGGAATGGAAATAATGTCTTCCACTTATCTTACTTTTGAATTATGGATTACTATAACTCTCATGTATTTTGTGATTACTTTTACTATCTCATTCATTTCAGGAAGGATAGAAAAGAATTGGAAAACAATTGAAAAAAAATAG
- a CDS encoding acetate uptake transporter, producing MERIIKDTTANPAPLGLLGFGMTTVLLNLANAGIIPLSSMIMGMGLFVGGMAQLFVGIMEWKKNNTFGTAAFTGYGAFWICLVAIWIMPKLGLAEPADAVSMGYFLMIWGLFTFGMFVGTLRINKALQFVFGSLVVLFFLLAIADFTGSHTIKVIAGYEGIICGLSALYACLAQILNEVYGRVLLPLGPVKA from the coding sequence ATGGAAAGAATTATCAAGGACACAACCGCAAATCCTGCCCCACTAGGATTGTTAGGTTTTGGAATGACAACAGTTTTATTGAATTTGGCTAACGCAGGAATAATACCTTTATCTAGCATGATTATGGGTATGGGGTTATTTGTTGGAGGTATGGCACAGCTTTTTGTTGGAATTATGGAATGGAAAAAAAATAATACATTTGGTACTGCAGCTTTTACTGGCTATGGAGCTTTCTGGATTTGTCTTGTTGCAATTTGGATAATGCCAAAACTTGGTCTCGCTGAGCCTGCTGATGCTGTTTCAATGGGTTATTTCCTTATGATTTGGGGCTTATTTACTTTTGGTATGTTTGTTGGAACCTTGAGAATTAATAAAGCACTTCAATTTGTTTTTGGATCTTTGGTTGTTCTTTTCTTCCTTTTAGCAATAGCTGATTTTACTGGTAGTCATACTATCAAAGTAATTGCTGGTTATGAAGGTATTATCTGTGGTCTAAGTGCTTTATACGCATGTCTTGCACAAATTCTTAATGAAGTTTATGGTAGAGTGTTACTTCCTCTTGGACCTGTAAAGGCATAG
- a CDS encoding AmpG family muropeptide MFS transporter, whose translation MNFYKILTSRKMIVSFLMGFSCGLPLLLTISVLQAWMKDEGVDLKTIGLFSLVGLPYTLKFLWAPVFDRFTLPFLGRRKGWLFVSQILLMISIISLGFTQPQISPLIVSIAAFFVTFFSASQDIVVDAYRREDLNDNELGLGSSLYIAGYRTGMLLASGGGLILADHIPYSSVYLILGLAMLPGILTTKFSPEPVVNEKTPINFKESVVEPLVEYFKRSNSIKILLFIFFYKIGDTMAAALTTPFYKEIGFSNTEIGSIVKLFGFWATLGGGFLGGFILFKMKIKKALFFFGILQMVSTAGFSILYLIGYNITGLAAVIGFENITSGMGTAAYAAFMASITNKKFTATQYALLSSLMGVPRVVASAPSGYIIDATGWFYYFIICTFIAIPGLLMISWIKEEK comes from the coding sequence ATGAATTTTTATAAAATCTTGACTTCAAGAAAGATGATTGTTTCTTTTCTAATGGGTTTTTCATGTGGGTTACCACTTTTGCTTACAATAAGTGTACTTCAGGCATGGATGAAAGACGAAGGTGTGGATTTAAAAACTATAGGATTATTCTCTCTTGTAGGCTTACCATACACTTTAAAATTTTTATGGGCACCAGTTTTTGACAGATTCACCCTTCCTTTTCTTGGCAGACGCAAGGGATGGCTGTTTGTATCGCAAATTCTTTTAATGATCTCCATAATTTCACTAGGTTTTACTCAACCTCAGATCTCTCCTTTAATCGTTTCTATTGCAGCATTTTTTGTCACTTTTTTTAGTGCAAGTCAAGATATCGTTGTTGACGCATATAGAAGAGAAGACCTCAACGATAATGAACTTGGGCTGGGATCATCACTATATATTGCCGGTTACAGAACAGGAATGTTATTGGCATCTGGAGGAGGACTAATTTTAGCCGACCATATTCCATACAGCTCGGTTTATCTTATTTTGGGTCTAGCCATGTTACCTGGAATTTTAACGACAAAATTTTCTCCTGAACCAGTTGTAAATGAAAAAACTCCTATCAATTTTAAAGAATCTGTTGTTGAGCCTTTGGTTGAATATTTCAAAAGAAGCAATTCTATTAAAATTTTACTTTTTATATTCTTCTATAAAATTGGTGACACAATGGCTGCGGCATTGACAACTCCATTTTACAAGGAAATTGGATTTTCAAACACGGAAATTGGCAGTATAGTAAAATTATTCGGATTCTGGGCAACTCTTGGAGGTGGATTTCTTGGCGGATTTATCCTCTTTAAAATGAAAATCAAAAAAGCACTGTTTTTCTTTGGTATTCTCCAGATGGTTTCCACAGCAGGATTTTCAATTTTGTATTTGATTGGCTATAATATTACAGGACTTGCTGCAGTAATTGGATTTGAAAATATTACTTCTGGAATGGGAACCGCAGCTTATGCTGCTTTCATGGCCAGTATTACCAATAAAAAATTTACTGCTACACAATATGCTCTTCTAAGTAGTTTGATGGGAGTCCCAAGAGTTGTTGCCTCAGCACCTTCCGGTTATATTATTGATGCAACTGGTTGGTTTTATTATTTTATAATTTGTACTTTTATCGCAATTCCAGGACTATTGATGATTTCTTGGATTAAAGAGGAAAAATAA
- a CDS encoding methyltransferase, translated as MKTNDFQSYSVDSKDFLFTRGVHTFDINLSAFSNAYLYVKKTVEERYVNVNKINFHEDEYGVLPIVLGKRCNIYNDSCLNDITVDMNCNKNEFKDYNLNSPFDQISDKADLTIVSTVKSLSYFEYLVIKSIIDSGRIIAYGSDKNLTIAYTNILKKYYNKVEILPSWKKSRILTGEAPIKTELDLNILISTYSGRGIILKNYPGSYAYNSPDPGALSLLNGISSLDDFGNVLDMGCGNGILTKYLFIENKNFSNVTLTDINHSSILSAKLNLLDFEHRIITLREDSRTQSQETYDTILLNPPFHSGRGTTRLMALELFNAAHKKLNPDGRMFVVYNRHLNYYYNLKRLFHEVDILIDNNKFTVLVCKK; from the coding sequence ATGAAAACCAATGACTTTCAATCTTATAGTGTAGATAGTAAGGATTTTCTTTTTACAAGAGGTGTACATACATTTGATATAAATTTATCTGCTTTTTCTAATGCTTATCTATATGTAAAAAAAACGGTGGAAGAAAGGTATGTAAATGTCAATAAAATCAATTTTCATGAAGATGAGTACGGTGTACTTCCGATAGTTTTAGGGAAAAGATGCAATATATATAATGATTCTTGTTTAAACGACATTACAGTAGATATGAATTGTAATAAAAATGAGTTCAAGGATTATAACTTAAACTCTCCTTTTGATCAAATTTCTGACAAAGCAGATCTGACAATTGTTTCAACTGTAAAATCTCTATCATATTTTGAATATCTTGTTATTAAGTCAATTATTGATTCAGGTCGTATAATTGCCTATGGTTCAGACAAAAATTTAACAATTGCCTATACAAATATTCTAAAAAAATATTATAACAAAGTTGAGATTCTTCCTTCATGGAAGAAATCCAGAATACTCACGGGTGAAGCTCCTATAAAAACTGAGTTAGATTTGAATATCTTGATTAGTACTTATTCTGGAAGAGGAATTATCCTAAAAAATTATCCAGGAAGTTACGCATACAATTCTCCTGATCCAGGAGCTTTGTCATTACTAAACGGAATATCAAGTTTAGATGACTTTGGCAATGTTTTAGATATGGGTTGTGGAAATGGGATTTTGACTAAATACCTTTTCATTGAAAATAAAAATTTTTCAAATGTAACTCTTACGGACATAAATCACTCGTCAATTCTTTCTGCTAAGTTAAATTTGTTAGATTTTGAACATCGCATCATTACATTACGTGAAGATTCCAGAACCCAAAGTCAAGAAACATACGATACTATTCTACTGAATCCTCCATTCCATTCAGGAAGAGGAACTACAAGGCTGATGGCTTTGGAACTATTTAATGCGGCACATAAAAAATTAAACCCTGATGGGAGAATGTTTGTGGTGTATAACAGGCATCTCAACTATTATTATAATCTTAAACGCCTATTTCATGAAGTAGATATTTTGATCGATAATAATAAGTTTACAGTTTTAGTATGCAAAAAATAG
- a CDS encoding 8-oxo-dGTP diphosphatase, with amino-acid sequence MSKLTLTNMCMIHDLQTDMVVVIDRVKTYKGISFPGGHIKDGEGIVDSVKREIFEETGLTIDLLEPCGVIYWYNEDNGDRYFVFNYRTTSYKGVLKESCEEGRVFWVKKDEMIKLNLSEGITERLPMFFEKKFNEGFSSYNSKQKNPLTFY; translated from the coding sequence ATGAGTAAGCTTACTTTAACAAATATGTGCATGATTCATGATCTACAAACTGATATGGTGGTTGTAATAGACAGAGTTAAAACCTACAAAGGAATATCATTCCCTGGTGGGCATATAAAAGACGGTGAGGGAATTGTTGATTCAGTAAAAAGAGAGATTTTTGAAGAGACAGGATTAACTATAGATTTACTTGAACCATGCGGTGTGATTTATTGGTATAATGAGGACAATGGAGATAGATACTTTGTCTTTAATTATCGAACAACAAGTTATAAGGGCGTTTTAAAAGAATCCTGTGAAGAGGGAAGAGTTTTCTGGGTGAAAAAAGATGAGATGATAAAATTGAATTTATCAGAAGGAATTACGGAAAGGCTTCCGATGTTTTTTGAGAAAAAATTCAATGAAGGATTCTCAAGTTACAATAGTAAACAAAAGAATCCTCTGACATTTTATTAG